The following coding sequences are from one Capsicum annuum cultivar UCD-10X-F1 chromosome 3, UCD10Xv1.1, whole genome shotgun sequence window:
- the LOC107866177 gene encoding heavy metal-associated isoprenylated plant protein 31 isoform X2 produces MVEIRVPNLDCEGCAAKLRKALFKLKGVDSIEIDMETQKVTVRGYGLEEKKVLKALKRTGKAAEPWPYPVGYSHFASFYQYPNHIISHYYDTSRNVAAPSVHTFFHTPAVYSVAVASDEAVASLFSDDNPHACSIM; encoded by the exons ATGGTGGAGATAAGAGTTCCAAACTTGGATTGTGAAGGATGTGCTGCCAAGCTAAGAAAAGCTCTTTTCAAACTTAAAG GTGTAGACAGTATAGAAATTGACATGGAAACCCAGAAAGTTACGGTAAGAGGGTACGGATTGGAAGAGAAGAAAGTGCTAAAGGCACTAAAGCGGACAGGGAAAGCAGCAGAGCCATGGCCATATCCAGTTGGATACTCACATTTTGCTTCATTTTATCAATATCCAAATCACATTATCAGCCATTACTACGATACCTCAAGAAACGTCGCAGCACCAAGTGTACACACATTCTTCCACACTCCAGCAGTTTATTCAGTTGCAGTTGCATCAGATGAAGCAGTTGCTTCTCTTTTCAGCGATGACAACCCCCACGCATGCTCCATCATGTGA
- the LOC107866177 gene encoding heavy metal-associated isoprenylated plant protein 31 isoform X1, with translation MSIMVEIRVPNLDCEGCAAKLRKALFKLKGVDSIEIDMETQKVTVRGYGLEEKKVLKALKRTGKAAEPWPYPVGYSHFASFYQYPNHIISHYYDTSRNVAAPSVHTFFHTPAVYSVAVASDEAVASLFSDDNPHACSIM, from the exons ATGTCT ATCATGGTGGAGATAAGAGTTCCAAACTTGGATTGTGAAGGATGTGCTGCCAAGCTAAGAAAAGCTCTTTTCAAACTTAAAG GTGTAGACAGTATAGAAATTGACATGGAAACCCAGAAAGTTACGGTAAGAGGGTACGGATTGGAAGAGAAGAAAGTGCTAAAGGCACTAAAGCGGACAGGGAAAGCAGCAGAGCCATGGCCATATCCAGTTGGATACTCACATTTTGCTTCATTTTATCAATATCCAAATCACATTATCAGCCATTACTACGATACCTCAAGAAACGTCGCAGCACCAAGTGTACACACATTCTTCCACACTCCAGCAGTTTATTCAGTTGCAGTTGCATCAGATGAAGCAGTTGCTTCTCTTTTCAGCGATGACAACCCCCACGCATGCTCCATCATGTGA
- the LOC107866176 gene encoding O-glucosyltransferase rumi homolog, giving the protein MEIGYQRIGNHRRSTESFWLPFNLNKPFAKYSLLFFIFLLVLVSCLWTTVLDSTYVSKALQSRGEFPLNCSSGNNTRTCPVNYYPSDYKIINGKPSSSSPKCPHYFHWIHEDLKPWRTTGITEEMVERAKRTANFRLVILNGRAYVETYEKGFQTRDVFTLWGILQLLRRYPGKIPDLDMMFDCVDWPVVRSSDFAGENAIAPPPLFRYCGDSQTLDIVFPDWSFWGWAEINIKPWQDLLKNLDKGNRMQRWEDREPYAYWKGNPEVAEKRMELIKCNVSENQEWNARIYEQDWKKEIKQGFKHSDLGNQCHHRYKIYIEGSAWSVSEKYILACDSVSLLVTPHYYDFFSRSLMPLVHYWPINENDKCASIKFAVDWGNKNMKKAQKMGKTASSFIQEDMRMEYVYDYMFHLLNEYAKLLKYKPGVPQNANELCSEIMACPAEGIEKKLMMESMVNGPIDETQCKMPLPFDQLSLDSLLKRKESSIEEVLSLEKQYWQEQKEKT; this is encoded by the exons ATGGAAATTGGATATCAAAGGATTGGAAATCACAGAAGATCTACAGAGTCGTTTTGGCTTCCATTTAACCTTAACAAACCCTTTGCTAAATactctcttcttttcttcatcttcctcCTCGTACTTGTTTCATGCTTGTGGACAACCGTCCTCGACTCAACCTAC GTAAGTAAGGCATTGCAAAGCAGGGGAGAATTTCCACTCAACTGCTCATCTGGTAACAATACAAGAACATGTCCTGTAAATTACTACCCATCAGACTACAAAATCATTAATGGCAAGCCTTCATCGTCTTCTCCAAAATGTCCACATTATTTCCATTGGATACACGAAGATTTAAAACCATGGAGGACAACAGGAATAACTGAAGAAATGGTGGAGAGGGCTAAGAGGACAGCCAATTTCAGGCTAGTAATTTTGAATGGAAGGGCTTATGTAGAAACATATGAAAAGGGGTTTCAAACTAGAGATGTTTTTACATTATGGGGAATTCTTCAGTTGTTAAGAAGGTACCCTGGAAAAATTCCTGATCTTGATATGATGTTCGATTGTGTCGATTGGCCTGTCGTAAGATCAAGTGATTTTGCTGGAGAAAATGCAATTGCTCCACCGCCTTTGTTTCGATATTGTGGAGATAGTCAAACGTTGGATATTGTTTTTCCTGATTGGTCTTTTTGGGGATG GGCTGAAATCAATATAAAGCCATGGCAAGACTTGCTGAAGAATCTTGACAAAGGGAATAGGATGCAGAGATGGGAAGACAGGGAGCCATATGCTTACTGGAAAGGCAATCCAGAAGTTGCTGAGAAGAGAATGGAGCTCATTAAGTGCAATGTCAGTGAGAATCAGGAATGGAATGCTCGCATCTATGAGCAG GATTGGAAAAAGGAGATAAAGCAAGGATTCAAGCATTCTGATTTAGGAAATCAATGTCACCATAG ATACAAAATATACATTGAAGGATCTGCATGGTCTGTTAGTGAGAAGTATATTCTTGCCTGTGACTCAGTTTCTTTGCTAGTAACACCTCACTACTACGATTTCTTCTCAAGAAGTTTGATGCCACTAGTCCACTACTGGCCCATAAATGAAAATGACAAGTGCGCATCCATTAAGTTTGCAGTCGACTGGGGCAATAAAAACATGAAGAAG GCACAAAAAATGGGTAAAACTGCAAGCAGTTTCATTCAAGAAGACATGAGGATGGAGTATGTGTATGATTACATGTTTCATCTGTTAAATGAATATGCCAAGCTGCTTAAATACAAGCCTGGTGTGCCCCAAAATGCAAATGAACTCTGCTCAGAGATAATGGCATGCCCAGCAGAAGGTATTGAGAAGAAGCTAATGATGGAATCCATGGTGAATGGACCAATTGATGAAACTCAATGCAAAATGCCTTTACCCTTTGATCAATTGTCTCTTGACTCATtgcttaaaagaaaagaaagttccATAGAAGAGGTCCTTTCATTGGAGAAACAATATTGGCAGGAGCAAAAAGAGAAAACGTAG